The following proteins are co-located in the Pedobacter sp. FW305-3-2-15-E-R2A2 genome:
- a CDS encoding TonB-dependent receptor has translation MRKKFTLFIFCLFCGISISMAQELNIKGAVKDHQGLPLPGVSVKVKGTSKGAMTNADGSYSLSAPANATLTFSFIGYKTIEEVIGNRTQLNINLSEDNNQLNEVIVVGYGTQTKKDLTTAVTTITSKDLKNQPITSPLQAVQGKAAGVQVSSQSGKPGSDITISIRGNTSITASNSPLYVIDGITSRTAGFLNPNDIESLTILKDASAAAIYGSSGANGVVLITTKKGTSGKVKVDFNAFTGFSNFWRKQKVLNNEQYITLQKELGYTTFGGDSNTDWQKETFGTGTQNQYQVAISGGGKGGQYYLSSGYQQDKGVVAPAKLDRYTFNFNGSQKATSWLKFTANAALTSRNSIDVSDNNGVANGGVILSALNTPSTIGIYNPDGTYTTLPNAGGWDNPIALAFGAKNKTRNFRFIGAFSGELNFTKDLSFKSTISTNLNKNFYDYSLDAFKTTYGRQERGIYRNNHTRDHVWLNENILNYKKDFGKNAFGATAGYTIQESDYKYRDYQETRFFDLTGTIPQKPSVSPTIPKRAQWAKQSYLARVTYAYDSKYLFSTNFRADGSSRFSKNNQFGYFPSASAGWRISGENFLKDSKTINDLKIRGSWGKVGNDEGIGDYSYMKLYEINAQNTYTLKNPENKDLAWETTTQTNIGLDLTMFNNRVTFTADAYLKKTDDLLINVQLPLSSGFVEQAFNIGSMENKGLEFSLSTKNFDRKKFTWSTDLNISFNKNKVTSLGETTASLDFAPIARRTSAVRVVEGMPLGSFYGYKFTGVNPETGMATYEDLNDDKKIDANDRTFIGSAQPDFTYGITNNLTYGNFGLNIFFQGVQGNQLFNASGIDLEGMIDAKNQSDRVLNRWTPSNTNTNIPKAVKDDVNNSLTSSRFVENASYLRLKTATLSYNFGATALGRLKMSKLTLFATGYNILTFTKYKGLDPEVNQYSSNGPQMGVDYGTYPQSRSFLFGVNVGF, from the coding sequence ATGAGAAAAAAGTTTACTCTTTTCATCTTCTGTCTGTTCTGTGGGATCTCCATCAGTATGGCACAGGAGCTCAACATCAAAGGAGCGGTAAAGGACCATCAGGGTTTGCCACTTCCGGGGGTTTCTGTTAAAGTAAAGGGAACCAGTAAAGGAGCGATGACCAACGCTGACGGAAGTTATTCCCTTAGTGCTCCTGCAAATGCAACCTTAACCTTTTCTTTCATCGGTTATAAAACGATCGAAGAGGTTATTGGCAACAGAACCCAGCTAAACATCAATCTCAGTGAAGACAACAACCAACTCAATGAAGTCATTGTAGTCGGCTATGGAACACAAACCAAGAAAGACCTGACTACGGCAGTCACCACCATTACTTCAAAAGACCTTAAAAACCAACCGATCACGAGCCCTTTACAGGCTGTTCAAGGTAAAGCGGCGGGTGTACAGGTCAGCTCACAGTCTGGTAAACCAGGTTCAGATATTACCATTAGTATTCGTGGAAACACCTCTATTACTGCATCTAACAGTCCTTTATACGTAATTGACGGAATCACCTCCAGAACTGCTGGTTTCCTCAATCCCAATGACATTGAGTCTCTAACCATCTTAAAAGATGCTTCCGCAGCTGCCATTTATGGATCAAGCGGTGCGAATGGTGTGGTATTGATCACGACCAAGAAAGGGACTTCCGGAAAAGTGAAAGTAGACTTTAATGCTTTTACCGGATTTTCCAACTTCTGGCGCAAGCAAAAAGTATTGAACAATGAGCAATACATTACGCTGCAGAAAGAACTGGGTTATACCACGTTTGGTGGCGACAGCAATACCGACTGGCAAAAAGAAACCTTTGGTACGGGAACACAAAACCAGTATCAGGTGGCGATTTCCGGTGGCGGCAAGGGAGGTCAGTATTACCTGTCTTCGGGCTATCAGCAGGACAAAGGTGTGGTTGCTCCGGCTAAATTAGACCGGTATACCTTCAATTTCAACGGATCTCAAAAGGCGACCTCATGGCTGAAATTCACAGCAAATGCGGCATTGACTTCCAGAAATTCGATTGATGTATCTGACAACAATGGCGTGGCCAATGGAGGTGTGATCTTATCCGCCCTGAATACGCCTTCCACCATAGGAATTTACAATCCTGATGGCACCTATACTACACTGCCAAATGCAGGAGGATGGGACAATCCTATAGCCCTGGCCTTTGGTGCAAAAAACAAAACCCGCAATTTCAGGTTTATCGGTGCATTTAGCGGAGAGCTGAACTTTACAAAAGACCTCTCTTTTAAATCTACCATCAGTACCAATTTAAACAAGAATTTCTATGATTATTCCCTGGACGCCTTCAAGACTACTTATGGACGTCAGGAACGCGGAATATACAGAAACAACCATACCCGTGATCATGTCTGGCTAAATGAGAATATCCTGAACTATAAAAAAGATTTCGGAAAAAATGCTTTCGGCGCAACCGCAGGTTACACCATTCAGGAATCCGATTATAAATACCGTGATTACCAGGAGACGAGATTCTTTGACCTGACCGGCACCATTCCACAAAAACCTTCGGTATCGCCAACGATTCCAAAGAGAGCACAGTGGGCCAAACAATCTTATCTGGCGAGAGTTACTTATGCTTACGACAGCAAATATTTATTCAGCACCAATTTCAGAGCGGATGGTTCCTCACGCTTTAGCAAAAACAATCAGTTTGGGTACTTCCCCTCAGCTTCTGCAGGCTGGAGAATTTCCGGAGAGAATTTCCTGAAAGACAGCAAAACCATTAACGATTTAAAAATCAGAGGAAGCTGGGGTAAAGTGGGTAATGACGAAGGAATCGGCGATTATTCTTATATGAAATTGTATGAGATCAATGCCCAAAACACCTATACATTGAAAAATCCGGAGAACAAAGACCTTGCCTGGGAAACGACGACTCAGACAAATATTGGTTTGGATTTAACGATGTTTAACAATAGGGTGACCTTTACCGCAGATGCTTATTTAAAGAAAACGGACGACTTGTTGATTAATGTACAACTTCCACTTTCTTCAGGCTTCGTAGAACAGGCATTTAACATCGGCTCTATGGAAAACAAGGGATTGGAGTTTAGCTTATCCACCAAAAACTTCGACCGCAAGAAATTTACCTGGTCAACAGATTTGAACATTTCATTCAATAAAAATAAGGTAACGAGCCTTGGAGAAACGACAGCTTCACTCGATTTCGCACCAATTGCCAGACGGACCTCTGCCGTACGCGTGGTAGAAGGAATGCCATTGGGAAGCTTTTATGGTTACAAATTTACCGGAGTTAATCCTGAAACCGGAATGGCCACTTACGAGGACCTAAACGACGATAAAAAAATTGATGCGAACGACAGAACCTTTATTGGTTCCGCACAACCGGATTTCACTTATGGTATCACCAACAACCTGACTTATGGAAATTTTGGATTAAATATTTTCTTCCAGGGAGTACAAGGCAATCAGTTGTTCAATGCTTCAGGAATTGACCTCGAGGGAATGATTGACGCTAAAAACCAATCTGACAGGGTATTAAACAGGTGGACGCCTTCCAATACAAATACCAATATCCCTAAAGCAGTAAAAGATGATGTCAACAATTCATTAACCTCCAGCAGATTTGTAGAAAATGCTTCTTATCTCCGTCTGAAAACAGCCACACTTTCTTACAATTTTGGGGCAACAGCACTAGGCAGGTTGAAAATGAGTAAACTCACCTTGTTTGCTACAGGATACAATATCCTCACCTTCACCAAATACAAGGGACTGGATCCTGAAGTGAACCAGTACAGTTCAAATGGTCCTCAGATGGGCGTCGATTATGGAACCTATCCGCAAAGCAGAAGCTTTCTGTTTGGTGTAAACGTTGGATTTTAA
- a CDS encoding DNA glycosylase yields the protein MGKRILSISIPPDFSFGECLWFLDRDFDDCMLKVNRDGLSKALLLNESVVLLNIKADADQLLISVLQGELSVDEEPALKKYIEDWFDMGLDLSPFYTLLAKDSRLAFMANAYHGLRLVGIPDMFEAICWAIIGQQINLTFAYKLKRRLVERYGRRLDHQGDAYYLFPDAAVLAEASVEELQGMQFSKSKALYLTLIAGAFASKQLSKQGLLQLPDLASRQKALMDIKGVGLWTANYTLMKCLKERTCIPFGDAGLLNALLMHGIIADKKQALEIQNFFSAYPTWESYLVFYLWRSLSKRSEA from the coding sequence ATGGGTAAACGCATACTTAGCATATCAATACCTCCTGATTTTAGCTTTGGAGAATGTCTGTGGTTTTTAGACCGTGATTTCGACGATTGTATGCTGAAAGTAAACAGGGATGGCCTGAGCAAAGCCCTGTTGCTGAATGAAAGTGTGGTTCTGCTGAACATCAAAGCCGATGCAGATCAACTGCTGATCTCTGTCTTGCAGGGGGAGCTGTCGGTCGATGAGGAACCGGCTCTAAAAAAATATATAGAAGATTGGTTTGATATGGGGCTCGACCTGAGTCCTTTTTATACACTACTCGCCAAAGACTCTCGATTGGCCTTTATGGCAAATGCCTACCATGGTCTTCGGCTGGTCGGAATTCCGGATATGTTCGAAGCCATTTGCTGGGCGATTATCGGACAACAGATCAACCTTACCTTCGCCTATAAATTAAAAAGAAGACTGGTAGAACGATATGGCCGGCGACTAGACCATCAAGGCGATGCTTATTACCTGTTCCCAGATGCTGCGGTATTGGCCGAAGCCAGTGTGGAAGAATTGCAGGGGATGCAATTTTCCAAAAGCAAAGCGCTTTACCTGACCCTCATTGCCGGGGCTTTTGCCAGCAAGCAGCTTAGTAAACAAGGACTGCTGCAGCTGCCTGACCTTGCTTCAAGACAAAAGGCCCTGATGGACATCAAAGGGGTAGGGCTATGGACTGCCAATTATACCCTGATGAAATGTTTGAAAGAAAGAACCTGCATCCCCTTCGGAGACGCAGGATTATTAAATGCTTTGCTGATGCATGGCATCATTGCGGATAAAAAACAAGCCCTGGAAATCCAGAATTTCTTTTCTGCTTATCCCACATGGGAGAGCTACCTTGTTTTCTACCTTTGGAGATCGCTGTCCAAACGATCAGAGGCTTAA
- a CDS encoding MarR family winged helix-turn-helix transcriptional regulator, with protein sequence MKPVVELITAWADYESKNPAASVAEFCSHYLLNSKGLTDDTPVEVPASDSDAQLASLINQLNAIHVIYAKALLKEIPGIELEWFYFMKEIDQQKEARKSDIVSAVFFEQSTGIDILNRIKKAGLIQERNDPMDKRARLVKLSPQGEKILINLRDLLSKADHMLYQDLAGSNKKMLINLLSDTGKKHNTLISENRHKHLEELITGHQQEKK encoded by the coding sequence ATGAAACCAGTTGTAGAACTGATTACGGCCTGGGCCGATTATGAAAGCAAAAATCCCGCTGCTTCGGTGGCGGAATTTTGCAGTCATTATTTGCTGAACAGCAAAGGCCTGACCGACGATACTCCGGTTGAAGTCCCGGCTTCAGACTCCGACGCCCAACTGGCCAGTCTCATTAACCAGCTTAACGCCATTCATGTCATTTATGCCAAAGCGCTATTAAAAGAAATCCCCGGAATAGAGTTGGAATGGTTTTATTTCATGAAAGAAATAGATCAGCAGAAAGAAGCCAGAAAATCTGACATTGTAAGCGCGGTATTTTTTGAACAATCAACCGGGATCGACATTCTCAACAGGATCAAAAAAGCAGGCTTGATCCAGGAAAGGAATGATCCAATGGATAAAAGAGCCAGGCTCGTAAAACTCAGTCCACAAGGAGAAAAGATACTTATTAATCTTCGTGACCTCCTCTCTAAAGCAGATCATATGTTGTATCAGGACCTTGCCGGATCCAATAAAAAGATGCTGATTAACCTCTTGTCCGATACCGGGAAAAAACACAACACCCTAATCTCAGAAAACCGCCATAAACACCTGGAAGAATTGATTACAGGGCATCAGCAGGAAAAGAAATAG
- a CDS encoding RagB/SusD family nutrient uptake outer membrane protein gives MKLKLYSIITAAAITISLQTACKKDFLDKKPFNQVTGDVAFVDLAGAEKLLAGAYGSMYNDANIWDFMINGDVSADNAYSGGDNANINDLDLFKSISTNEIVERDWRGFYSNIKDANEVLENVPNIKDPELDKGDRRNQILGEASGLRAYYYFHLVRLWGPVPLVLKSATNLAEMQAPKSSVDQVYAQIIKDLEFALANTRTTAPHKGIITKGVANALLAKVYATKPNPDWNKVNQYADATINGGYSLFGSFDGLFSGANKNNSEAIWEMQYDGWGGPQGRGNWMPGLLIGSGWKRFCTPTNDLVKAFEDEGDVVRKNSSITFKNVATEGWADIYWSKNNYPFINKYRLDDKTNTYILRLADIILLKAEALNEISAGGWAQSKVLVDQIRGRVNLLGTPAANQADMRLAIEKERRLELAFEGHRWFDLIRTNRAVAVMNAQKDGTGASLNYNITNANLQLPIPQKEIDRNPNINK, from the coding sequence ATGAAACTTAAATTATATTCAATCATCACGGCAGCAGCGATTACCATTAGTCTGCAGACTGCCTGTAAAAAAGATTTCCTCGATAAAAAACCTTTCAATCAGGTTACCGGAGATGTGGCCTTTGTGGATCTGGCCGGAGCAGAAAAATTACTTGCCGGTGCTTACGGAAGCATGTACAACGATGCCAATATCTGGGATTTTATGATCAACGGAGACGTGAGTGCAGACAATGCTTACTCAGGAGGAGACAATGCCAACATCAATGACCTGGATCTTTTCAAAAGCATTTCTACCAATGAAATTGTAGAAAGAGACTGGAGGGGCTTTTATAGCAATATTAAAGACGCGAATGAAGTGTTGGAAAATGTACCGAATATCAAAGATCCGGAGCTTGATAAGGGCGACAGACGCAATCAGATTCTTGGAGAGGCTTCCGGCCTGAGGGCTTACTATTACTTCCATCTTGTCCGCCTTTGGGGTCCGGTGCCATTGGTACTGAAATCGGCTACAAATCTGGCAGAGATGCAGGCTCCGAAATCAAGCGTAGATCAGGTATATGCGCAGATCATTAAAGATCTTGAATTCGCCCTGGCCAATACCAGGACTACTGCCCCTCACAAAGGGATCATTACCAAGGGTGTTGCCAATGCTTTACTCGCTAAAGTATATGCGACGAAACCAAATCCCGACTGGAACAAAGTGAACCAATATGCCGATGCAACCATTAACGGGGGTTATAGCCTGTTTGGTAGTTTTGACGGATTGTTCAGTGGTGCCAACAAAAACAATTCCGAAGCGATCTGGGAAATGCAGTACGATGGATGGGGTGGTCCTCAGGGACGTGGAAACTGGATGCCCGGCTTGCTGATTGGCTCAGGATGGAAAAGGTTCTGCACCCCAACAAATGACCTGGTAAAGGCATTTGAAGACGAAGGTGATGTGGTTCGTAAAAATTCCAGTATTACCTTTAAAAATGTGGCAACGGAAGGCTGGGCAGATATTTACTGGTCAAAAAACAATTACCCCTTTATTAACAAATATAGGCTGGACGATAAAACAAACACTTATATCCTTCGTTTGGCAGATATTATCCTCCTCAAAGCTGAAGCACTAAACGAGATCAGTGCCGGAGGATGGGCGCAATCCAAAGTACTGGTAGATCAGATCAGAGGCCGCGTTAACCTTTTGGGAACTCCTGCTGCAAATCAGGCTGACATGCGTTTGGCTATTGAAAAAGAACGTCGCCTGGAGCTGGCATTTGAAGGTCACAGGTGGTTCGACCTCATCCGTACCAACAGAGCTGTAGCGGTGATGAACGCACAAAAAGATGGTACAGGGGCATCACTCAACTATAACATTACGAATGCAAATCTTCAACTGCCGATTCCTCAGAAAGAAATCGACAGAAATCCGAATATCAATAAATAA
- a CDS encoding 7TM diverse intracellular signaling domain-containing protein, whose product MSSKFLFHCKVVFLILFLLTSKHSEAQEAVTISDQIDQHIFSFKQIEMLHDPENKLSFEQIHSKAYDKNFVASKRSTPQTIQLNSPYWFRIKIKHNSKAEKYFLLEFFDQTLDHVTAYIPQQDGSYKIREFGDRFNFEERRLQHKNFEFYLSNNSDEVQTYYFKIQSSQIGDAIIVLRSVDWFISYAVDEYFYFGIFYGMILVFSFYNLIMFIAMRQKQYLYYVLYNLSVGFFEMSTDGIAYQYLWPNHPVWNQTAYAFSLYAVSIFALLFTRELLFVKSKAPKLNQLILIVIAIRTIWFLYCLAFNQNLFNYKFIDAIPLAVAFFTGIYIYKQGYLPARFFVLGYSFLFAGFLLKFLIMLGFDTLNFGVISYYSLSFCFILEMVFLSFAIGDKVSILKKKKDKVQRQMIRQMALNAKLKDSLNEELESQVQERTREVFHKSLIIEAKNGELQKANDLLKQQAEEISRMNTLLEQDNQELQTNVEKVTRDRVMSADVDFEEFSKIYPDKESCNLFLSELKWKDGYTCRKCKNDHYYNGHIAYSRRCSKCSYEESVTTYTIFHNTRIPIVKAFYMIFLIFSSKGKISSHKLAEILGIRQSTCWTYGSRIKQVMEERKTQLKKANKNGWSLLVLD is encoded by the coding sequence ATGTCATCAAAATTCTTATTCCACTGTAAAGTAGTATTCCTGATTCTTTTCCTGCTAACGAGTAAACATTCAGAAGCGCAGGAAGCGGTCACTATAAGCGATCAGATTGACCAGCATATTTTCTCCTTTAAACAGATTGAAATGCTACATGATCCGGAGAATAAGCTCAGTTTTGAACAGATTCACAGTAAAGCATACGACAAAAACTTTGTAGCCAGTAAACGGAGTACCCCACAGACCATTCAGCTGAATTCTCCTTATTGGTTCAGGATTAAGATAAAACACAACAGCAAGGCGGAGAAATATTTTCTCCTGGAATTTTTTGACCAGACCTTAGACCATGTGACCGCCTATATTCCACAGCAGGATGGAAGTTACAAGATCAGGGAGTTTGGCGACCGCTTTAATTTTGAGGAGCGCAGGTTACAGCATAAGAATTTTGAGTTTTACCTCTCCAACAATAGTGATGAAGTGCAGACCTATTATTTCAAGATTCAGTCTTCACAGATTGGTGATGCCATCATTGTACTTCGTTCTGTAGATTGGTTTATCTCTTATGCGGTAGACGAGTACTTCTATTTCGGCATTTTCTATGGGATGATCCTGGTATTTAGTTTTTACAACCTGATCATGTTTATCGCCATGCGCCAAAAGCAATACCTGTATTACGTGCTTTACAACCTGAGTGTTGGCTTTTTTGAGATGAGCACAGATGGGATTGCCTATCAGTATCTCTGGCCTAACCACCCGGTCTGGAATCAGACGGCTTATGCTTTCTCCCTTTATGCCGTCAGCATTTTTGCCTTGCTCTTTACCCGGGAACTGTTGTTTGTCAAGTCCAAAGCGCCGAAGCTCAATCAGCTGATTCTGATCGTTATTGCCATCCGGACGATTTGGTTTTTATATTGTCTGGCATTCAACCAGAACCTGTTCAACTATAAGTTCATTGATGCCATTCCCCTTGCCGTTGCCTTTTTTACAGGAATATACATTTACAAACAGGGTTATCTCCCTGCCCGTTTCTTTGTTTTGGGATATAGCTTCCTCTTTGCAGGTTTTCTCCTTAAATTTCTCATCATGCTGGGCTTTGACACCTTGAATTTTGGGGTCATCAGCTATTACAGCCTCAGCTTCTGTTTCATCCTGGAAATGGTCTTTCTTTCTTTTGCGATCGGCGATAAGGTCAGTATTCTTAAAAAGAAGAAAGATAAAGTACAACGGCAGATGATCCGTCAGATGGCGCTGAATGCGAAGTTAAAAGACAGCCTGAATGAAGAACTGGAAAGTCAGGTTCAGGAGCGAACCAGAGAGGTTTTCCATAAATCATTGATCATTGAAGCCAAAAATGGGGAACTGCAGAAGGCCAATGATCTGTTGAAACAACAGGCAGAAGAGATTTCCAGAATGAACACCTTACTGGAACAGGACAATCAGGAACTGCAGACCAATGTGGAGAAAGTTACCCGCGACCGGGTGATGTCGGCCGATGTGGATTTCGAAGAGTTCAGTAAGATTTACCCGGATAAAGAAAGCTGTAATTTATTCCTTTCCGAGCTCAAATGGAAAGATGGTTACACCTGCAGGAAGTGTAAGAACGACCATTATTATAACGGCCATATTGCCTATAGCCGACGTTGCAGCAAATGCAGTTATGAAGAATCGGTGACCACCTATACCATTTTCCACAATACCCGGATTCCAATCGTGAAAGCTTTTTATATGATCTTCCTGATCTTCTCTTCGAAAGGTAAGATCTCCTCCCATAAATTAGCGGAGATCTTAGGCATCCGGCAAAGCACTTGCTGGACCTATGGTTCCAGAATAAAACAGGTGATGGAAGAGCGAAAAACCCAACTTAAAAAAGCAAATAAAAACGGCTGGAGCCTCCTCGTGCTCGACTAA
- a CDS encoding methylated-DNA--[protein]-cysteine S-methyltransferase, translating to METLNQIDYHRIEKAIDYLKVNFKQQPSLEDVAAHVYLSPFHFQRMFKEWAGVTPKKFLQYLSIEYAKGILKDQQSTLFDAAYETGLSGTSRLHDLFIKIEGMTPGEYKNGGAQLQINYSFAESPFGSLIVAATPKGICYMAFADDPDLAFQELQQLFPNAKYRQVLDMMQQNALYIFGKDWSRLQELKLHLKGTDFQIKVWETLLKVPVGELSTYSAIASAIDHPKASRAVGSAVGDNPVAFLIPCHRVIKSTGELGQYHWGSPRKTAMIGWEAAQTDLSL from the coding sequence ATGGAAACATTAAATCAAATTGATTACCACAGAATTGAAAAAGCGATTGATTATTTAAAGGTCAACTTTAAACAACAACCTTCATTAGAGGATGTCGCCGCTCATGTATATCTGAGCCCCTTTCATTTTCAACGGATGTTTAAGGAATGGGCAGGTGTTACGCCAAAGAAATTTCTTCAATACCTGAGTATAGAGTATGCTAAAGGAATTCTGAAAGACCAGCAAAGTACCTTATTTGACGCCGCTTACGAAACCGGATTGTCAGGGACCAGCAGGCTTCATGATCTTTTCATCAAAATTGAGGGTATGACTCCCGGCGAGTATAAAAACGGTGGCGCGCAGCTTCAGATCAATTATAGTTTTGCGGAGAGTCCTTTTGGCTCGCTCATCGTTGCAGCAACGCCTAAGGGCATTTGTTATATGGCTTTTGCAGATGATCCGGACCTTGCCTTTCAGGAACTCCAGCAGCTCTTTCCCAACGCTAAATACCGTCAGGTTCTGGACATGATGCAGCAAAATGCGCTATATATTTTCGGGAAAGACTGGAGCAGGCTACAGGAACTGAAACTCCATCTGAAAGGGACAGATTTTCAAATTAAAGTTTGGGAAACCTTACTTAAAGTACCAGTCGGTGAATTGTCAACCTATTCGGCGATAGCGTCTGCGATTGACCACCCTAAAGCATCCAGAGCAGTCGGTTCGGCAGTGGGCGATAATCCCGTCGCATTTCTGATTCCTTGTCACAGGGTGATCAAATCTACAGGAGAATTGGGTCAATACCATTGGGGTAGTCCGCGGAAGACCGCCATGATTGGTTGGGAAGCGGCACAAACAGATTTAAGCCTCTGA